One Glycine max cultivar Williams 82 chromosome 6, Glycine_max_v4.0, whole genome shotgun sequence DNA segment encodes these proteins:
- the LOC100500138 gene encoding uncharacterized protein LOC100500138 (The RefSeq protein has 1 substitution compared to this genomic sequence), whose translation MSQGRKSVEKVQFRSSVSTMATPKASSKWTENISSIAARIFFLLIIFQIPLFRVTCRSGMCTTPLHVTSSQLIASEIFPVVVVKGLLYPGAAVNGLIHNMTVPSWDNLLDLYNLTSVKEASAVTDLQRLEVLAGSYFTVAGALVGILKPGRMSMFGSLLIIWGLVKEGILGKPVNTDPAKAVYVYPTMVIAMICAFSSVKYDVKKVVRSAPIMSSARPLKNSSKSKLK comes from the exons ATGTCACAGGGAAGAAAGAGCGTCGAGAAGGTTCAGTTCAGATCCTCCGTCTCCACCATGGCAACTCCCAAGGCATCGTCGAAATGGACCGAGAACATTTCCTCAATAGCAGCTCGCATCTTCTTCCTTCTCATCATCTTTCAGATCCCTCTTTTCAG GGTGACTTGCAGATCTGGCATGTGTACAACCCCTTTGCATGTCACGTCGTCACAATTAATTGCAAGTGAGATCTTTCctgttgttgttgtgaaggGCCTTCTGTACCCAGGGGCTGCAGTGAACGGCCTCATCCACAACATGACTGTTCCAAGTTGGGATAATTTGTTGGACTTGTATAACTTGACCAGTGTGAAGGAAGCTTCTGCGGTAACTGATCTTCAGCGCTTGGAG GTTCTTGCAGGGAGCTACTTCACCGTGGCCGGAGCACTTGTGGGTATTCTAAAACCCGGGAGAATGAGCATGTTTGGGTCCCTACTTATAATTTGGGGGCTGGTCAAAGAAGGGATTTTAGGAAAGCCAGTAAATACTGATCCTGCAAAAGCTGTGTACGTTTACCCAACAATGGTGATCGCCATGATATGTGCTTTCTCATCTGTTAAGTATGATGTGAAGAAGGTGGTCAGGTCAGCCCCTATCAGGTCATCTGCAAGACCACTAAAGAACTCATCCAAGTCTAAGCTGAAATAA
- the LOC100798718 gene encoding protein OVEREXPRESSOR OF CATIONIC PEROXIDASE 3: protein MAVAFQCLSCARSDPFLTASQSLTLPFQRKPLFCSVPLSSRARNLSSSIVAASSKKKNKKKKSHDHVTKDDDDGVDAFELLFKQLEEDLKRGDLPEDDDEITEEDMALLERELENALGDFDAELLNSDVIDMETGTDSENDDDDDDDDDGDGDDVENDDGGGDERSLNLKSWQMKKLARALKAGRRKTSIKNLAADLCLDRALVLQMLRDPPPNLLMMSLTIPDEPATTVVSLETKPSEIVHKETSIDHAEPEPKAKVPVHTLQRNWHAQKRLKKAHVDTLERVYRRSKRPTNAMISSIVHVTNIPRKKVVKWFEDKRAEEGVPDRRVPYQRSVPETA from the exons atGGCTGTGGCTTTTCAGTGTTTATCATGTGCTCGGAGTGACCCCTTCCTCACCGCAAGCCAATCCCTCACTCTTCCTTTCCAACGCAAACCACTTTTTTGCTCTGTCCCTCTTTCCTCTCGCGCTCGCAATCTCTCTTCTTCAATTGTCGCCGCttcttccaaaaagaaaaacaag AAAAAAAAGTCTCATGATCATGTTACGAAGGACGATGACGATGGCGTGGACGCGTTTGAGCTGCTCTTCAAGCAACTCGAGGAAGATCTCAAACGCGGTGATTTGccagaagatgatgatgagatAACCGAAGAAGACATGGCATTGCTTGAACGTGAGTTGGAAAATGCATTGGGGGACTTTGATGCTGAATTGTTGAACTCGGATGTAATCGACATGGAAACTGGCACTGATTcagaaaatgatgatgatgatgatgatgatgatgatggtgatggtgatgaCGTTGAGAATGATGATGGTGGTGGAGATGAAAGGTCGCTGAACCTTAAGAGTTGGCAGATGAAGAAATTGGCTAGAGCTTTAAAAGCTGGCCGCCGCAAAACAAGT ATAAAAAATCTTGCTGCTGATCTTTGTCTTGACAGGGCTCTTGTTCTTCAAATGCTTCGTGACCCTCCTCCAAATCTTTTAATGATGAGTCTAACAATACCTGATGAACCCGCAACGACTGTAGTATCACTTGAAACTAAGCCCAGCGAAATTGTTCATAAAGAAACAAGTATTGATCATGCGGAACCTGAACCCAAGGCTAAAGTACCTGTTCATACCTTGCAACGTAATTGGCATGCTCAAAAGCGATTGAAAAAGGCCCATGTTGACACTTTGGAGAGAGTTTATAGGAGATCAAAACGACCCACT AATGCAATGATCAGTAGTATCGTACATGTAACAAACATTCCTCGAAAAAAAGTTGTTAAGTGGTTTGAAGACAAACGTGCTGAGGAGGGAGTTCCAGATCGTCGTGTTCCTTACCAGCGCTCTGTTCCTGAAACTGCATGA
- the LOC100797663 gene encoding adenine nucleotide transporter BT1, chloroplastic/mitochondrial, protein MGRRGIQLFDEKRDVFFSVCNLGFESKDGYHQFGGLFASVGQMGMGVGVQPNDPSDSRNNDGMKFPLNELFLKHVQSQGKEEGVEEGVKGKKNKKGGGVSLKLKIRNPSLRRLFSGAVAGTVSRTAVAPLETIRTLLMVGSSGHSTTEVFDNIMKTDGWKGLFRGNFVNVIRVAPSKAIELFAFDTVNKNLSPKPGEQSKIPIPASLIAGACAGVSSTICTYPLELVKTRLTVQSDVYHGLLHAFVKIIREEGPAQLYRGLAASLIGVVPYAATNYYAYDTLRKAYQKFSKQKKVGNIETLLIGSAAGAFSSSATFPLEVARKQMQLGALSGRQVYKDVFHALACIFEQEGIHGLYRGLAPSCMKLVPAAGISFMCYEACKRILLENDEED, encoded by the exons ATGGGTAGAAGGGGAATCCAACTGTTTGATGAGAAAAGAGATGTTTTTTTCTCTGTCTGCAATTTGGGGTTTGAATCCAAGGATGGCTACCATCAATTCGGAGGTTTGTTTGCCAGTGTTGGTCAAATGGGAATGGGGGTTGGCGTGCAACCTAACGACCCTTCTGACTCGCGTAACAATGATGGCATGAAATTTCCCTTAAACGAATTGTTCCTCAAGCATGTTCAATCTCAGGGGAAGGAAGAGGGTGTTGAGGAAGGAGTTAAGGGGAAGAAGAATAAAAAGGGTGgtggtgtttcactcaagcttAAGATCAGGAACCCTTCACTGAGGAGGTTGTTTAGTGGGGCAGTTGCCGGGACCGTGTCTCGGACCGCCGTGGCGCCTTTGGAGACTATAAGGACTCTCTTGATGGTGGGGAGTAGTGGCCATTCCACCACTGAGGTGTTCGACAATATTATGAAAACTGATGGCTGGAAGGGATTGTTTAGGGGTAATTTTGTTAATGTCATTCGGGTTGCGCCTAGCAAGGCCATTGAG CTATTTGCTTTTGATACAGTAAACAAGAACCTATCCCCAAAGCCTGGGGAGCAGTCCAAAATCCCAATTCCTGCCTCATTGATTGCAGGTGCCTGTGCTGGAGTCAGTTCCACTATATGTACATATCCACTTGAATTAGTCAAGACTCGACTAACTGTCCAG AGCGATGTTTATCATGGTCTGCTTCATGCATTCGTGAAAATAATTCGAGAAGAGGGTCCTGCTCAACTTTATAGAGGCCTCGCAGCTAGTCTTATTGGAGTTGTCCCATATGCTGCTACCAATTACTATGCCTACGACACTTTAAGGAAAGCATACCAGAAATTTTCTAAACAAAAGAAGGTCGGCAACATTGAAACCCTTTTGATTGGTTCAGCAGCTGGTGCTTTTTCAAGTAGTGCAACTTTTCCACTTGAGGTGGCTCGCAAGCAGATGCAACTTGGAGCTCTCAGTGGAAGGCAGGTTTACAAGGATGTGTTTCATGCCCTTGCATGCATATTTGAACAAGAAGGGATCCATGGTTTATATAGAGGGCTGGCACCTAGTTGCATGAAGTTGGTACCAGCTGCTGGAATCTCTTTCATGTGCTACGAAGCATGCAAGAGGATATTGCTAGAAAACGATGAGGAGGATTAG
- the LOC100799240 gene encoding TATA-binding protein-associated factor 2N translates to MNRPGDWNCRTCNHLNFQRRESCQRCGEPRSGGGDYGGGFGGGRGSSSFGGFTTGPDVRPGDWYCTVGNCGAHNFASRSSCFKCGAPKEDSSAGPFDVDMPRMRPFGFGGSGGGGSSARPGWKSGDWICTRSGCNEHNFANRMECYRCNAPRDSSSARSPYSS, encoded by the exons ATGAACAGACCAGGAGATTGGAACTGCAGGACATGCAACCACCTGAACTTCCAGAGAAGAGAATCATGTCAGCGATGCGGGGAGCCGAGGAGTGGCGGCGGCGACTACGGTGGCGGCTTCGGTGGGGGCAGAGGCTCTTCCTCCTTTGGCGGATTCACCACTGGCCCGGATGTTCGCCCCGGTGACTGGTACTGCACCGTCGGAAACTGTGGAGCCCACAACTTTGCCAGCCGCTCCAGCTGCTTCAAGTGCGGTGCCCCCAAGGAGGACTCCTCCGCCGGCCCATTCGACGTCGACATGCCCCGAATGAGACCCTTCGGCTTTGGCGGCAGCGGCGGCGGCGGCTCCTCTGCTCGCCCTGGCTGGAAATCCGGTGACTGGATATGCACCAG GTCAGGATGCAACGAGCATAACTTCGCCAATAGAATGGAGTGCTACCGATGCAATGCACCGAGGGACTCCAGTAGTGCCAGGTCTCCCTATTCATCGTAG
- the LOC100798193 gene encoding cellulose synthase A catalytic subunit 1 [UDP-forming]: MEASAGMVAGSHKRNELVRIRHDSSDSGSKPLKSLNGQICQICGDTVGLTATGDVFVACNECAFPVCRPCYEYERKDGNQSCPQCKTRYKRHRGSPRVEGDEDEDDSDDIENEFNYAQGKAKARRQWEDDADLSSSSRRESQQPIPLLTNGQTMSGEIPCATPDTQSVRTTSGPLGPSEKVHSLPYVDPRQPVPVRIVDPSKDLNSYGLGNVDWKERVEGWKLKQEKNMVQMTGRYTEGKGGDVEGTGSNGEELQMVDDARQPMSRVVPIPSSQLTPYRVVIILRLIILGFFLQYRVTHPVKDAYPLWLTSVICEIWFALSWLLDQFPKWSPINRETYLERLALRYDREGEPSQLDPVDVFVSTVDPLKEPPLVTANTVLSILSVDYPVDKVSCYVSDDGSAMLTFEALSETAEFAKKWVPFCKKHNIEPRAPEFYFAQKIDYLKDKIQPSFVKERRAMKREYEEFKVRINALVAKAQKMPEEGWTMQDGTAWPGNNPRDHPGMIQVFLGHSGGLDTDGNELPRLVYVSREKRPGFQHHKKAGAMNALIRVSAVLTNGAYLLNVDCDHYFNNSKALKEAMCFMMDPVIGKKTCYVQFPQRFDGIDLHDRYANRNIVFFDINMKGQDGVQGPVYVGTGCCFNRQALYGYDPVLTEEDLEPNIIVKSCWGSRKKGKGGNKKYSDKKKAMGRTESTVPIFNMEDIEEGVEGYDDERTLLMSQKSLEKRFGQSPVFIAATFMEQGGIPPSTNPATLLKEAIHVISCGYEDKTEWGKEIGWIYGSVTEDILTGFKMHARGWISIYCMPPRPAFKGSAPINLSDRLNQVLRWALGSIEIFLSRHCPLWYGYNGKLKPLMRLAYINTIVYPFTSIPLIAYCTLPAFCLLTNKFIIPEISNFASMWFILLFVSIFTTSILELRWSGVSIEDWWRNEQFWVIGGTSAHLFAVFQGLLKVLAGIDTNFTVTSKASDEDGDFAELYVFKWTSLLIPPTTVLIVNLVGIVAGVSYAINSGYQSWGPLFGKLFFAIWVIAHLYPFLKGLLGRQNRTPTIVIVWSVLLASIFSLLWVRIDPFTSDSNKLTNGQCGINC; encoded by the exons ATGGAAGCAAGTGCGGGAATGGTCGCAGGTTCGCATAAGCGAAACGAGCTCGTTCGGATTCGCCACGATTCTTCTGACAGCGGG TCTAAACCCTTGAAGAGTTTGAATGGGCAAATCTGTCAAATATGCGGTGATACTGTTGGATTAACTGCCACCGGTGATGTGTTTGTTGCTTGCAACGAGTGTGCTTTCCCTGTGTGTCGTCCTTGTTATGAATATGAGCGAAAGGATGGGAACCAGTCTTGTCCACAGTGCAAGACTAGATACAAGAGGCACAGAG GGAGTCCTCGAGTGGAGggtgatgaagatgaagatgactcTGATGATATCGAGAATGAGTTCAATTATGCCCAAGGAAAAGCCAAGGCCAGGCGCCAGTGGGAAGATGACGCTGACCTGTCGTCGTCTTCTAGACGCGAATCTCAACAGCCAATTCCCCTCCTCACCAATGGCCAAACG ATGTCTGGTGAGATTCCGTGTGCCACACCTGATACTCAATCTGTGCGAACTACTTCAGGTCCTTTGGGCCCATCTGAAAAGGTTCACTCACTTCCCTATGTTGATCCAAGGCAACCAG TTCCAGTAAGAATTGTGGACCCATCAAAGGACTTGAATTCTTATGGTCTGGGAAATGTTGACTGGAAAGAAAGGGTTGAAGGTTGGAAGCTCAAGCAGGAGAAAAATATGGTGCAAATGACTGGTAGATACACTGAAGGGAAAGGTGGAGATGTTGAAGGAACTGGTTCTAATGGAGAAGAACTTCAAAT GGTAGATGATGCTCGACAACCTATGAGTCGTGTTGTGCCAATTCCTTCATCTCAGCTGACACCTTATCGTGTTGTTATCATCCTCCGGTTGATTATTCTTGGTTTCTTCTTACAATATCGTGTAACTCACCCTGTGAAAGATGCATACCCCCTGTGGTTGACATCAGTTATTTGTGAGATTTGGTTTGCCTTATCCTGGCTCTTGGATCAGTTTCCAAAATGGTCTCCCATTAATCGTGAGACTTATCTTGAACGACTTGCTTTAAG GTATGATCGTGAAGGAGAACCATCACAGTTAGATCCTGTTGATGTGTTTGTTAGTACAGTGGATCCCCTCAAAGAGCCGCCTCTTGTAACTGCAAACACTGTTTTGTCTATACTTTCTGTTGATTACCCTGTCGACAAAGTTTCCTGCTATGTATCAGATGATGGTTCAGCTATGTTGACCTTTGAAGCACTATCAGAAACAGCTGAGTTTGCAAAGAAGTGGGTGCCTTTTTGCAAAAAGCACAATATTGAACCAAGAGCCCCAGAGTTTTATTTTGCCCAGAAGATTGATTACTTGAAGGACAAGATTCAGCCCTCATTTGTAAAAGAGCGACGAGCAATGAAG AGGGAATATGAAGAATTCAAAGTACGGATCAATGCCCTTGTAGCCAAAGCTCAGAAGATGCCAGAGGAAGGTTGGACAATGCAGGATGGAACTGCTTGGCCTGGAAATAATCCTAGGGATCATCCGGGAATGATTCAG gtGTTTTTAGGTCATAGTGGGGGGCTGGATACAGATGGAAATGAGCTGCCTAGACTTGTTTATGTTTCTCGTGAGAAGCGACCAGGCTTCCAACATCACAAGAAGGCTGGAGCTATGAATGCTTTG ATTCGAGTTTCTGCTGTCTTGACCAATGGTGCATATCTTCTGAATGTGGATTGTGATCACTATTTCAATAATAGCAAAGCCCTCAAAGAAGCCATGTGTTTCATGATGGATCCTGTTATTGGAAAGAAGACATGCTATGTGCAATTTCCTCAGAGGTTTGATGGCATTGACTTGCACGATCGATATGCCAATCGCAATATTGTGTTCTTTGAT ATCAACATGAAAGGTCAGGATGGTGTTCAGGGCCCAGTCTATGTGGGAACTGGTTGTTGTTTCAATAGGCAGGCTTTGTATGGTTATGATCCTGTTTTGACTGAGGAAGATTTGGAACCTAACATTATTGTAAAGAGTTGTTGGGGTTCTAGAAAGAAGGGAAAGGGTGGCAATAAGAAGTACAGTGACAAGAAGAAAGCGATGGGCAGAACTGAATCCACTGTACCCATATTTAATATGGAAGACATAGAGGAGGGTGTTGAAG GTTATGATGATGAAAGGACACTACTTATGTCTCAAAAGAGCTTGGAGAAGCGTTTTGGTCAGTCTCCAGTTTTTATTGCTGCCACTTTCATGGAGCAGGGTGGCATTCCACCTTCAACAAACCCTGCAACTCTTCTTAAGGAAGCGATCCATGTCATCAGCTGTGGTTACGAAGACAAGACAGAGTGGGGAAAAGAG ATTGGATGGATCTATGGCTCTGTGACAGAAGATATCTTGACTGGGTTCAAGATGCATGCTCGTGGTTGGATTTCCATCTATTGCATGCCACCTCGCCCAGCATTTAAGGGTTCTGCCCCTATCAATCTTTCTGATCGTCTCAATCAGGTGCTTCGGTGGGCCTTAGGTTCAATTGAGATCTTTCTTAGCAGGCATTGTCCCTTGTGGTATGGCTACAATGGGAAGTTGAAGCCTCTGATGAGGCTTGCTTATATCAACACCATTGTCTACCCATTTACCTCAATCCCATTGATTGCTTACTGTACGCTTCCTGCATTCTGTCTTCtcacaaataaatttattattcctGAG ATAAGCAACTTTGCCAGCATGTGGTTCATTCTTCTCTTCGTCTCCATTTTTACCACTTCAATTCTTGAGCTTAGGTGGAGTGGGGTCAGTATAGAAGACTGGTGGAGAAATGAACAATTCTGGGTTATCGGTGGGACATCTGCGCATCTTTTTGCTGTGTTCCAAGGGCTTCTTAAAGTGCTTGCTGGGATCGATACAAATTTTACTGTTACATCAAAGGCATCAGATGAGGATGGTGACTTTGCCGAGCTTTACGTGTTTAAATGGACATCACTTCTCATCCCTCCTACAACGGTGCTTATTGTGAATTTGGTAGGGATTGTTGCCGGGGTGTCCTATGCCATAAACAGTGGTTACCAGTCTTGGGGTCCACTATTTGGCAAGCTGTTCTTCGCTATCTGGGTCATTGCCCATCTATACCCATTCTTGAAGGGTCTCTTGGGCAGGCAAAATCGTACCCCAACCATTGTTATTGTTTGGTCCGTTCTTCTTGCTTCAATATTCTCCTTGCTGTGGGTGAGGATTGATCCCTTCACCTCTGACTCCAACAAATTAACCAATGGTCAATGTGGTATCAACTGTTAG